From a region of the Salvelinus alpinus chromosome 2, SLU_Salpinus.1, whole genome shotgun sequence genome:
- the LOC139568486 gene encoding arf-GAP with dual PH domain-containing protein 2-like, with protein sequence MANPERNKKILLDMVKQPSNDHCADCGAPEPDWASYKLGVFVCVNCSGTHRDLPAISRIKSIRLDFWDDSLVEFMKTRGNAAANAFYEKCVPPFYYRPQEKDCVVLKDQWIRAKYERREFTGENNSLQQGYCSGLYEGILWKKGKDNKQFLKRRFLLSETDLTLRYFTKEDSKKPKAVISMKDLNAVFQPEKIGHAHGLQISYLEEERTRNLFVYHDNSQEIVSCFNAIRATRFAYLKKVDPNARDSDLVPLITRSSIKEGYMEKTGPTQWEPFKKRWFIFNLSDRKLSYFKTSLDALELGAVFIGTEGHGYSVREGQPKGSRSGRWRFGVTLETPDRQFVFLCDQEQDQREWIEAFKLVIAQPMLPQHYNTEANMRRMKK encoded by the exons ATGGCAAATCCGGAGAGAAATAAGAAGATTCTGCTTGATATGGTGAAACAGCCCAGCAACGACCATTGTGCCGACTGTGGGGCCCCTG AGCCAGACTGGGCCTCATACAAACttggtgtgtttgtatgtgtgaacTGTTCGGGGACACATCGGGACTTGCCTGCCATCAGCCGGATAAAGTCCATACGTTTGGATTTCTGGGATGATTCCTTAGTAGAG TTTATGAAGACAAGGGGTAACGCTGCAGCCAACGCGTTCTATGAGAAGTGTGTTCCGCCCTTCTACTACCGGCCACAGGAGAAGGACTGTGT TGTTCTTAAAGATCAGTGGATACGTGCTAAGTATGAGAGGAGAGAATTCACAGGAGAGAATAACTCCCTTCAGCAAGGTTATTGTTCAG GACTTTACGAAGGAATTCTATGGAAGAAAGGCAAGGACAACAAGCAGTTCCTGAAAAGGAGATTCCTGCTCTCTGAAACGGACCTCACCTTGAGATACTTCACCAAGGAGGAT TCCAAGAAGCCCAAAGCAGTCATCTCTATGAAGGACCTCAATGCCGTGTTCCAGCCGGAAAAGATAGGCCACGCCCACGGGCTGCAAATCTCCTACCTGGAGGAAGAACGGACCAGAAACCTGTTTGTTTACCATGACAACAGCCAG GAAATTGTGTCCTGTTTCAATGCGATTCGGGCCACCAGGTTTGCTTACCTCAAGAAAGTCGACCCTAATGCCAGGGACAGTGAC CTTGTACCTTTGATAACCAGAAGTAGCATTAAAGAAGGCTACATGGAGAAAACCGGCCCAACG CAATGGGAGCCATTCAAGAAGAGATGGTTCATCTTTAACTTATCGGACAGAAAGCTGTCCTACTTCAAAACTTCACTG GATGCCTTGGAACTGGGAGCTGTCTTCATCGGCACAGAGGGCCATGGCTACTCTGTGAGGGAGGGCCAGCCTAAGGGGAGCCGCAGTGGCAGGTGGAGGTTCGGAGTGACCTTGGAGACACCAGACAGGCAGTTTGTCTTCCTGTGTGACCAGGAGCAGGACCAGAGGGAGTGGATAGAAGCCTTCAAACTAGTAATCGCCCAGCCTATGCTACCGCAGCACTACAACA CTGAGGCAAACATGAGAAGGATGAAAAAATGA
- the LOC139568485 gene encoding transcription elongation factor, mitochondrial-like isoform X2 produces the protein MWVARRCMSLIARRGQYGLFYQPQGSLPKLEFRYLNCTCCWRSRIPVAGFETLNDTLSPSTTPCDDKSLDAYYTSAQRDVILQLLNNAAESELAAVKLLRGRKSVNIVEYRTRNGPFKNLESVINVPLLKHKSAVIVFNSILNPPEKKEKRKVKIQLAKFIRPEVERTWLEDANSIVSIVCGVNKIAWAHVDRGMNVLEWKHEDCHNFLKGTYMASAYLDDISSVVSHLPSADFFVVEKTSISLQNTALYPVMAHMRTVEAMLFALLEPCYTQPDITAPPKVLNMMRTAVGRHFGLMVGESRTSGAQAVQRMMTESVTQKIPRVTFPHNLLVKYRNLFQMGGRRRGEDLCDAMLQAVAFYELLGESS, from the exons ATGTGGGTTGCAAGGCGATGTATGTCTTTAATCGCCCGGAGAG GGCAGTATGGCTTATTCTACCAACCCCAGGGCTCACTCCCCAAACTAGAATTCCGATATCTCAACTGCACGTGTTGCTGGAGGAGTCGGATCCCAGTCGCAGGCTTTGAAACCCTCAATGACACCCTCTCTCCATCTACTACTCCTTGCGATGATAAGTCGCTGGACGCATACTACACCTCAGCGCAGCGAGATGTCATTCTGCAGCTCCTCAACAATGCGGCAGAGTCGGAGCTCGCCGCTGTCAAGCTCCTTCGTGGACGCAAGTCTGTCAACATTGTGGAATACAGGACTAGAAATGGACCTTTTAAGAATCTCGAAAGCGTCATAAATGTGCCGCTTCTGAAACACAAAAGTGCTGTCATTGTCTTCAACTCCATCCTCAACCCTCCGGAGAAGAAGGAGAAAAGAAAAGTAAAGATCCAGCTAGCCaagttcatcagaccagaggtggAAAGGACCTGGCTAGAG GATGCGAATTCCATAGTGTCCATTGTGTGTGGAGTGAATAAAATAGCCTGGGCGCACGTGGATCGTGGCATGAACGTGTTGGAGTGGAAACATGAGGATTGCCACAACTTCCTGAAGGGAACCTACATGGCTTCTGCCTACTTGGATGAC ATTTCCAGTGTGGTATCCCACCTCCCCAGTGCTGACTTCTTCGTTGTGGAAAAGACGTCCATCTCCCTTCAGAACACTGCCCTGTACCCAGTAATGGCTCACATGCGTACAGTGGAGGCTATGCTGTTTGCCCTGCTGGAGCCCTGCTACACCCAGCCTGACATCACTGCTCCACCCAAGGTGCTCAACATGATGCGCACCGCAGTCGGCCGCCATTTTGGCCTCATGGTGGGCGAGTCGCGCACCAGCGGGGCCCAGGCGGTGCAACGGATGATGACGGAGTCAGTGACTCAGAAGATTCCGAGGGTGACATTCCCTCACAACCTGTTGGTGAAATACAGGAACCTCTTCCAGATGGGCGGGCGGCGTCGGGGGGAGGATCTGTGCGACGCCATGTTGCAGGCTGTGGCGTTTTACGAGCTGCTCGGTGAATCGAGTTAA
- the LOC139568485 gene encoding transcription elongation factor, mitochondrial-like isoform X1 yields the protein MWVARRCMSLIARRGICSKNKVADKTTHTKLIPGQYGLFYQPQGSLPKLEFRYLNCTCCWRSRIPVAGFETLNDTLSPSTTPCDDKSLDAYYTSAQRDVILQLLNNAAESELAAVKLLRGRKSVNIVEYRTRNGPFKNLESVINVPLLKHKSAVIVFNSILNPPEKKEKRKVKIQLAKFIRPEVERTWLEDANSIVSIVCGVNKIAWAHVDRGMNVLEWKHEDCHNFLKGTYMASAYLDDISSVVSHLPSADFFVVEKTSISLQNTALYPVMAHMRTVEAMLFALLEPCYTQPDITAPPKVLNMMRTAVGRHFGLMVGESRTSGAQAVQRMMTESVTQKIPRVTFPHNLLVKYRNLFQMGGRRRGEDLCDAMLQAVAFYELLGESS from the exons ATGTGGGTTGCAAGGCGATGTATGTCTTTAATCGCCCGGAGAG gaatctgctCCAAAAACAAGGTTGCCGACaaaacaacgcatacaaagttgATACCAG GGCAGTATGGCTTATTCTACCAACCCCAGGGCTCACTCCCCAAACTAGAATTCCGATATCTCAACTGCACGTGTTGCTGGAGGAGTCGGATCCCAGTCGCAGGCTTTGAAACCCTCAATGACACCCTCTCTCCATCTACTACTCCTTGCGATGATAAGTCGCTGGACGCATACTACACCTCAGCGCAGCGAGATGTCATTCTGCAGCTCCTCAACAATGCGGCAGAGTCGGAGCTCGCCGCTGTCAAGCTCCTTCGTGGACGCAAGTCTGTCAACATTGTGGAATACAGGACTAGAAATGGACCTTTTAAGAATCTCGAAAGCGTCATAAATGTGCCGCTTCTGAAACACAAAAGTGCTGTCATTGTCTTCAACTCCATCCTCAACCCTCCGGAGAAGAAGGAGAAAAGAAAAGTAAAGATCCAGCTAGCCaagttcatcagaccagaggtggAAAGGACCTGGCTAGAG GATGCGAATTCCATAGTGTCCATTGTGTGTGGAGTGAATAAAATAGCCTGGGCGCACGTGGATCGTGGCATGAACGTGTTGGAGTGGAAACATGAGGATTGCCACAACTTCCTGAAGGGAACCTACATGGCTTCTGCCTACTTGGATGAC ATTTCCAGTGTGGTATCCCACCTCCCCAGTGCTGACTTCTTCGTTGTGGAAAAGACGTCCATCTCCCTTCAGAACACTGCCCTGTACCCAGTAATGGCTCACATGCGTACAGTGGAGGCTATGCTGTTTGCCCTGCTGGAGCCCTGCTACACCCAGCCTGACATCACTGCTCCACCCAAGGTGCTCAACATGATGCGCACCGCAGTCGGCCGCCATTTTGGCCTCATGGTGGGCGAGTCGCGCACCAGCGGGGCCCAGGCGGTGCAACGGATGATGACGGAGTCAGTGACTCAGAAGATTCCGAGGGTGACATTCCCTCACAACCTGTTGGTGAAATACAGGAACCTCTTCCAGATGGGCGGGCGGCGTCGGGGGGAGGATCTGTGCGACGCCATGTTGCAGGCTGTGGCGTTTTACGAGCTGCTCGGTGAATCGAGTTAA